The following proteins come from a genomic window of Pseudomonas sp. J452:
- a CDS encoding LysR family transcriptional regulator, with product MEFRHLRYFVAVAEELHFARAAERLHIEQSPLSRAIKELESSLGVQLLERTTRTTRLTWAGQVFLDDVRHLLLVLEQAKANVHAAASGYRGTLRVVLSDGIIPHRLTTLLARCREEEPDVDIRLSEVPLTQQLKGLRNSLYDVGFARSSMVGEGVLAKPLWEDPLMIALPSRHPLLIRKHLQLDEVLKYPLVLCHPEICEGFYSQITRILRTASAQPIVAEHVASHDLMLALVAAGYGLGFVCKAQITACQLPGIAARPLARQIPRLATYLLRPAGKASPELERFMERANLVQDPD from the coding sequence ATGGAGTTTCGCCATCTCCGGTACTTCGTTGCTGTGGCCGAAGAGCTGCACTTTGCGAGGGCTGCCGAGCGACTGCATATCGAGCAGTCCCCTCTTTCGCGAGCAATCAAGGAGCTTGAGTCCAGCCTGGGCGTCCAACTGCTTGAGCGGACCACGAGAACCACGCGCCTGACCTGGGCCGGCCAGGTGTTCCTGGATGATGTACGGCACCTGCTCTTGGTTCTGGAACAGGCCAAGGCCAACGTCCACGCCGCCGCATCGGGGTACCGCGGCACACTTCGGGTAGTTCTTTCCGACGGTATCATCCCCCATCGACTAACCACCCTTCTTGCTCGTTGCCGTGAAGAGGAACCGGATGTCGATATCCGGCTTTCAGAGGTACCACTCACCCAACAGCTGAAAGGACTAAGGAACAGTTTGTACGACGTGGGCTTTGCCCGCTCATCGATGGTCGGCGAAGGAGTCCTGGCCAAGCCACTCTGGGAAGATCCGCTGATGATCGCCCTTCCTTCACGCCACCCCTTACTGATCCGAAAGCACCTCCAGTTGGACGAAGTCCTGAAGTACCCGCTGGTGCTTTGCCACCCGGAAATCTGCGAGGGCTTCTATAGCCAGATCACACGTATCCTACGTACCGCAAGCGCGCAGCCGATAGTAGCCGAACACGTTGCCTCTCATGATCTGATGCTGGCGCTGGTCGCCGCAGGGTATGGGCTCGGCTTCGTTTGCAAGGCACAGATCACTGCCTGCCAACTCCCCGGTATCGCCGCCCGCCCCCTGGCCAGGCAAATTCCCAGACTCGCCACCTATCTGCTGCGCCCAGCCGGCAAGGCATCCCCAGAGCTAGAGAGGTTCATGGAGCGAGCGAACCTCGTCCAGGATCCAGACTAA
- a CDS encoding SDR family oxidoreductase: MQERKTILITGASSGLGAGMAREFAARGYNLALCARRTEQLESLKAELEFSHGIRVEVRALDVNDHSQVFSVFNDFAMTFGALERVIVNAGIGEGRRIGTGHFETNRRTAETNFIAGLAQCEAAVEIFRRQNVGHLVIMSSMSAKRGLPRHLTTYAASKAAIAHLGEGIRAELLNTPIRVTTLFPGYIRTELNAGAKKLPFEVTEKTGCRALVHTIEREPGTACVPSWPMSPMAILMRLLPLRWVARLS; this comes from the coding sequence AGTTCCGGCCTTGGAGCGGGCATGGCCCGTGAGTTTGCTGCGCGTGGATATAACCTGGCTCTCTGCGCCAGGCGTACTGAGCAGCTGGAGTCGCTGAAAGCCGAGCTGGAGTTCAGCCATGGTATCCGTGTGGAGGTTCGGGCGCTGGACGTCAACGATCACTCCCAGGTGTTCTCTGTATTTAACGACTTCGCGATGACGTTTGGAGCGTTGGAGCGGGTCATCGTCAATGCGGGAATCGGGGAAGGGCGGCGTATCGGCACCGGCCACTTTGAAACCAACCGGCGCACCGCCGAGACCAACTTCATCGCGGGTCTGGCGCAATGTGAGGCTGCAGTAGAAATCTTCCGCCGGCAGAACGTCGGACATCTGGTGATCATGTCTTCGATGAGCGCTAAGCGCGGTTTGCCTAGGCACCTCACCACCTATGCAGCTAGCAAGGCGGCTATTGCTCACCTTGGGGAGGGTATTCGCGCCGAGTTGTTGAACACTCCCATCCGCGTCACGACCTTGTTTCCAGGTTATATCCGTACTGAGCTCAATGCCGGGGCAAAGAAACTACCCTTCGAAGTCACTGAGAAAACTGGTTGCAGGGCTCTGGTTCACACCATAGAGCGTGAACCCGGTACAGCGTGCGTGCCGAGTTGGCCGATGTCGCCAATGGCGATACTGATGCGGCTGCTACCCCTTCGTTGGGTTGCCAGGCTCAGTTGA
- a CDS encoding TetR/AcrR family transcriptional regulator → MAAAEVVFSRLGYGGASIELIASEAGYSKGAVYSNFPSKDALFLELLRAHMERDFQEQEQIVGMSSEEVIRESSRWLKSMHSRINLPALTMELQLHARRSPEFAKDFYALQEQKFTIIAQILTKYFAACSAKLPANAMDLARTIDALSHGLSLQRPLREPGTINEAGRMIADLLEILVASGRGQFTEEHKEASHPPPSTHQTKEAKNLLEKARRKLPRAQPAN, encoded by the coding sequence TTGGCGGCCGCCGAGGTGGTTTTTTCCCGACTGGGTTATGGGGGAGCGTCAATCGAGTTGATCGCCAGCGAGGCGGGTTACTCGAAGGGGGCTGTCTATTCCAATTTCCCCAGCAAGGACGCGCTGTTCCTCGAACTCCTACGCGCCCATATGGAGCGTGATTTCCAGGAGCAGGAGCAGATCGTCGGCATGAGCTCTGAGGAAGTGATTCGGGAGTCTTCGCGGTGGCTGAAGTCCATGCACTCCAGAATCAACCTACCGGCCCTTACTATGGAGCTGCAGCTCCACGCACGACGAAGCCCAGAGTTTGCGAAGGATTTCTACGCACTTCAGGAACAGAAGTTCACGATAATCGCCCAGATCCTGACCAAGTACTTCGCAGCCTGCTCTGCCAAGCTGCCAGCGAACGCAATGGATCTTGCCCGCACCATTGATGCCCTATCGCATGGATTGAGCCTGCAACGCCCCCTCCGCGAACCGGGAACCATCAACGAAGCCGGCCGCATGATCGCCGACCTGTTGGAAATCCTCGTTGCCTCTGGCAGAGGTCAGTTCACCGAAGAGCACAAGGAGGCTTCGCACCCACCTCCCTCCACTCATCAGACCAAAGAGGCAAAAAACCTGCTCGAAAAAGCTCGAAGAAAGCTACCTCGGGCACAGCCGGCTAACTGA